One Cucurbita pepo subsp. pepo cultivar mu-cu-16 chromosome LG07, ASM280686v2, whole genome shotgun sequence genomic region harbors:
- the LOC111798988 gene encoding chromatin assembly factor 1 subunit FAS1 produces MDAVAMDVDECSKPSSTDGQNRPRKVQKRKRGCLEIEGFEKEERNAKIEGIQKEIESLFKYYEEVKGQKVDLDLGQCSSSNSVVAALLEESELPLSKLVDEIYEKMKNIDSGGGGVETVTVASVKASVLFVGQRVMYGVPNPDADVLEDVSKECLWCWETRDLKMVPKSTRGILNIRRKCRKKIHERITVLSAMMSALLKTEIDRTCIQEFIKASEKLGKLFDEAMIRSLVDGLSQKTASEMAVKEAKREEKLMVKQLERSQREAEKEKKRIDREQQKEKLQNEKESKVTEREEKRRREKEEIEMKKQLKKQEEDAEKDQRRRQREEAESKKRLSVLKQASIMERFLKKTKPSPSCQNDCPTTELTTSVPLSKQSENMLEACTQFMDCTLSSSNAINSVDIRRLHLSSWRFIGHSIRSRGKNHWGIRQKPKCDLFKELKLSNGRESANDGELGEERLVDGWEEQITDDRTSHTEFCSSLPHASKLNRGKGKQLLQFSKSYRPAFYGIWSTKSHVVGPRHPFRKDPDLDYDVDSDEEWEEEDPGESLSDCDKDDEENLEEEGCAKAEEDEDSEDGFFVPDGYLSENEGVEHDRMETDDVDEVRSTPSSKQDMEGKELYSLFKQQKHLYNMTELALRKNQSLIVLNLLHEKDNLLMAEDLDGTSKLEQTCLAALSMRLMQGGCPVEILVDRTPDEDPEMCLPSAKESSTQISTSAILDSDMAAIVSTIQSCSQGINKVVESLQQKFPTVPKSHLRNKVREVSDFVENRWQVKKEILEKHGVLVSPEKSIRRPKTIAAFFSKRCLPPTGKCINVNETSPQSLKPGSTVQDQKTYTNQ; encoded by the exons ATGGATGCGGTTGCAATGGACGTTGATGAATGTTCGAAACCTTCGAGTACGGATGGTCAGAATCGGCCTCGGAAGGTTCAGAAACGGAAGAGGGGTTGCTTGGAAATAGAGGGTTTcgagaaggaagagagaaatgCGAAGATCGAGGGTATTCAGAAGGAGATTGAGAGTTTGTTTAAGTATTATGAAGAAGTTAAGGGTCAGAAAGTAGATCTTGATTTAGGCCAATGTAGTTCTAGTAATTCGGTTGTTGCTGCTCTTTTGGAAGAGAGTGAACTGCCATTGTCGAAGCTTGTTGATGAGATTTAcgagaagatgaagaacattgatagtggtggtggtggagtgGAGACTGTGACTGTCGCTTCAGTGAAAGCCTCTGTTCTCTTTGTTGGTCAGAGGGTTATGTATGGTGTGCCTAACCCTGATGCGGATGTTTTAGAAGACGTCTCTAAAGAGTGTCTATGGTGTTGGGAG acCAGGGATCTAAAGATGGTGCCAAAATCCACCCGTGGAATATTGAACATTCGTCGTAAATGTCGGAAGAAAATTCATGAGAGGATCACTGTTCTCTCGG CGATGATGTCAGCCCTGCTGAAGACAGAGATTGATCGGACTTGCATTCAAGAGTTCATAAAAGCATCAGAAAAACTTGGTAAATTGTTTGATGAAGCCATGATCCGTTCATTGGTGGATGGCTTGTCACAGAAGACTGCTTCTGAGAT GGCTGTGAAGGAAGCAAAACGAGAGGAGAAGCTAATGGTCAAACAATTAGAGAGAAGTCAGCGGGAGGctgaaaaggagaaaaagagaataGACAGGGAACAACAAAAGGAGAAGTTGCAAAAT GAAAAGGAGTCAAAAGTGACAGAAAGGGAGGAAAAGCGTCGTcgtgaaaaagaagagattgaaatgaaaaaacaacTTAAGAAGCAGGAAGAGGACGCTGAAAAAGATCAACGTCGCAGACAGCGGGAAGAAGCTGAATCAAAAAAGAGACTTTCTGTACTAAAGCAAGCTTCCATAATGGAGCGTTTCCTTAAGAAAACTAAACCTAGTCCGTCATGTCAGAATGATTGTCCGACAACTGAATTGACTACATCAGTTCCATTGAGTAAACAGAGTGAAAACATGCTGGAGGCTTGCACGCAATTCATGGACTGCACTCTTTCTTCAAGTAATGCGATCAATTCTGTTGATATTCGCAG GCTGCACTTATCTTCTTGGCGCTTCATAGGTCATTCAATTCGTTCAAGAGGGAAAAATCACTGGGGCATTCGTCAGAAGCCAAAGTGTGATCTATTTAAGGaacttaaactttcaaatggTAGAGAATCCGCTAATGATGGTGAATTGGGTGAGGAGAGGCTTGTAGATGGTTGGGAAGAACAAATTACAGATGATAGAACCAGCCACACAGAGTTCTGCAGCAGTTTGCCTCATGCCAGTAAGTTGAACAGGGGGAAGGGGAAGCAGTTGTTGCAGTTTTCAAAGAGCTATAGGCCTGCTTTTTATGGCATTTGGTCCACAAAGAG TCATGTTGTTGGACCACGCCATCCGTTTAGGAAGGACCCAGATTTGGATTATGATGTTGACAGTGATGAAGAATGGGAAGAG GAGGATCCTGGTGAAAGCCTCTCAGATTGTGATAAGGATGATGAAGAAAACTTAGAAGAGGAAGGTTGTGCAAAAGCGGAGGAAGATGAAGACAGTGAAGATGGATTTTTTGTCCCTGATGGATATCTCTCAGAAAATGAG GGCGTGGAACATGACAGGATGGAAACTGATGATGTTGATGAGGTCAGGAGCACACCTAGTTCTAAGCAAGATATGGAGGGCAAAGAACTTTATAGTTTGTTTAAGCAGCAAAAGCATCTCTACAACATGACAGAGCTTGCACTTAGAAAAAATCAGTCATTGattgtattaaatttattgCATGAGAAGGATAATTTGCTAATGGCTGAAGATCTTGATGGCACATCTAAGCTAGAGCAGACATGCTTAGCAGCTCTCAGCATGCGCTTGATGCAGGGCGGGTGCCCTGTGGAGATTTTAGTTGATAGAACGCCAGATGAGGATCCAGAAATGTGCCTCCCAAGTGCCAAGGAAAGTAGCACCCAGATCTCAACGTCAGCTATCCTCGATTCAGATATGGCTGCAATT GTATCAACTATTCAGTCCTGCTCACAGGGTATCAACAAAGTTGTTGAGTCTTTGCAGCAGAAGTTTCCTACTGTACCAAAGTCTCATTTGCGGAACAAAGTCCGGGAAGTATCCGACTTTGTAGAAAACCGATGGCAG gttaaaaaggaaattttggagaaacaTGGTGTTCTGGTGTCTCCAG AAAAGAGCATCCGAAGACCAAAAACTATTGCAGCATTTTTCTCAAAACGCTGCCTGCCGCCTACCGGAAAGTGTATTAATGTGAACGAAACTTCACCTCAGTCTTTGAAACCAGGTTCAACCGTCCAAGATCAGAAAACTTACACGAATCAATAG
- the LOC111798900 gene encoding stearoyl-[acyl-carrier-protein] 9-desaturase, chloroplastic-like — MALNFNPALNLPCHNTHRHRRSSNRLMASTIHAVSKQTEGAKKSHFPPREVHVQVTHSMAPQKMEIFKSLEDWAEENILVHLKPVENCWQPQDYLPDPESDGFYDQVQEIRERSKEIPDDYFVVLVGDMITEEALPTYQTMLNTLDGVRDETGASLTSWAVWTRAWTAEENRHGDLLNKYLYLSGRVDMKQIEKTIQYLIGSGMDPKTENNPYLGFIYTSFQERATFISHGNTARLAKEHGDFKLAQVCGIIASDEKRHETAYTKIVEKLFEVDPDDTVMALADMMKKKISMPAHLMYDGQDNNLFENFSSVAQRLGVYTAKDYADILEFLVSRWKIENLTGLSGEGRKAQDFVCGLPPRIRRLEERAQSRAKQAQRVPFSWIFGREIQV; from the exons ATGGCTTTGAATTTCAATCCTGCACTGAACCTCCCTTGCCATAACACTCACCGCCATCGCAGATCTTCCAATCGTCTCATGGCTTCCACGATTCATGCTGTCTCCAA ACAGACCGAGGGAGCAAAGAAGTCGCATTTCCCTCCCCGAGAAGTACATGTCCAAGTGACTCATTCCATGGCACCTCAAAAGATGGAGATATTCAAATCATTAGAAGATTGGGCAGAAGAGAACATCTTGGTTCACCTAAAGCCTGTTGAAAATTGTTGGCAACCTCAAGATTATCTCCCCGACCCCGAATCCGATGGTTTCTATGACCAAGTCCAGGAAATAAGGGAGAGATCGAAGGAGATTCCCGATGACTATTTTGTCGTGTTGGTTGGGGACATGATCACTGAAGAAGCCCTTCCTACTTACCAGACAATGCTCAACACCCTCGATGGCGTCCGTGATGAAACTGGTGCGAGCCTCACCTCGTGGGCGGTATGGACAAGAGCCTGGACTGCCGAAGAGAATAGGCATGGTGACCTTCTGAATAAGTACCTTTACCTGTCGGGACGAGTCGATATGAAGCAGATTGAAAAGACCATTCAGTACCTCATTGGATCGGGAATG GATCCCAAAACAGAAAACAATCCATACCTTGGTTTCATTTACACTTCATTTCAAGAGAGGGCAACTTTCATCTCCCATGGCAACACCGCTAGGCTAGCCAAGGAGCATGGCGATTTTAAGCTAGCACAGGTATGTGGTATAATCGCCTCGGATGAAAAACGCCACGAGACTGCCTACACCAAGATCGTTGAGAAGCTTTTCGAGGTCGACCCTGATGATACCGTTATGGCTTTAGCTGAcatgatgaagaaaaaaatctcaatGCCAGCCCATTTGATGTACGACGGCCAGGACAACAACCTTTTCGAGAACTTTTCATCTGTTGCTCAACGGCTCGGCGTTTACACTGCTAAAGACTATGCTGACATTCTCGAGTTCCTTGTCAGTAGATGgaaaatagagaatttaaCAGGTCTCTCAGGCGAGGGACGCAAAGCACAAGATTTCGTGTGCGGGTTACCTCCAAGGATTAGAAGACTGGAAGAGAGAGCTCAAAGCAGAGCCAAGCAAGCACAAAGAGTTCCATTTAGCTGGATCTTCGGCCGCGAAATTCAAGTGTAG
- the LOC111798872 gene encoding uncharacterized protein LOC111798872 yields the protein MGLSPSSPSPSISRSHYNIHKLFLLCNYILLGAASSCIFLTLSLRLIPSVCGFFIIFLHAFTIAGAVSGCAMAAAATGRWFGVHMVFTVLTAIFQGSVAVLIFTRTSDFLGELKSYVREEDGSVILKLGGGLSCLIFGLEWVVLVLAFCLKYYFYVEGNGSGEKRSAKVQQFEDSKWAAAPFPV from the coding sequence ATGGGTCTCTCACCATCTTCACCATCACCCTCAATTTCCAGGTCTCATTACAACATCCACAAGCTCTTCCTCCTCTGCAACTACATCCTCCTCGGCGCCGCCTCCTCCTGCATTTTCCTAACTCTATCCCTCCGCCTCATCCCCTCCGTATGCGGcttcttcataatcttcctCCACGCCTTCACAATCGCCGGAGCTGTATCCGGCTGCGCCATGGCTGCCGCCGCTACCGGCCGCTGGTTCGGCGTCCATATGGTCTTCACCGTCCTGACCGCCATATTTCAAGGCTCTGTTGCGGTTCTGATTTTCACCAGAACTAGCGATTTCCTTGGGGAACTGAAATCGTACGTCCGGGAGGAAGATGGGTCggtgattttgaaattgggCGGCGGATTGAGCTGCTTGATCTTTGGTTTGGAGTGGGTTGTGCTGGTTTTGGCGTTCTGTTTGAAGTATTACTTTTATGTTGAGGGAAATGGAAGCGGTGAGAAGAGAAGTGCTAAGGTTCAACAGTTTGAAGATTCGAAGTGGGCGGCGGCGCCATTCCCAGTTTGA
- the LOC111798056 gene encoding violaxanthin de-epoxidase, chloroplastic yields the protein MPTSAMKSVWPSSASSSSPSFLPPSFTTNSVATTRRKVLCYHGILVDKIYSKYFLPCKSTFTGRVCKSRSLTVLSHRSEKNALCQTKISKPKVDECFDFIFGTLSSVLREWSQLRSMGVVIILACTLMFVPSSRAVDALKTCTCLLKECRLELAKCISNPLCAANVACLQTCNDRPDETECQIKCGDLFENSVVDEFNECAVSRKKCVPTKSDVGDFPVPDPSVLVKSFNISDFSGKWFITSGLNPTFDTFDCQLHDFHVESGKLVGNITWRIRTPDSGFFTRSTTQRFVQDPEHPGILYNHNNEYLHYEDDWYILSSQVENKPDDYIFVYYRGRNDAWDGYGGAVVYTRSAVLPESIVPELERAAKSVGRDFNKFIKTDNSCGPEPPLVERLEKTLESGEQTIVREVEQIEQEVEKEVEQLEKEVETVGKAEMSLVEKLGEGLKELQRDEEFFLRELSKEESDLLNELKMEANEVESLFGRALALRKLR from the exons GAGAAAGGTGTTATGTTATCATGGAATACTGGTGGACAAAATATACTCAAAATACTTCTTACCTTGCAAATCTACTTTCACTGGTAGAGTTTGTAAGTCAAGAAGTTTAACAGTTCTGTCCCATAGGTCAGAGAAGAATGCCTTATGTCAAACGAAGATAAGTAAACCTAAG GTCGATGAATGCTTTGACTTTATTTTTGGAACATTATCGAGTGTTCTTCGAGAATGGAGCCAATTACGGTCGATGGGTGTAGTTATTATACTGGCATGTACTCTCATGTTCGTTCCATCGTCTCGAGCTGTTGATGCACTCAAAACATGTACATGCTTACTAAAGGAATGCAG GCTTGAACTTGCCAAATGCATATCAAACCCATTATGTGCTGCCAATGTTGCTTGTCTCCAAACCTGCAACGATCGACCCGACGAGACTGAATGCCAG ATTAAATGTGGTGACCTATTTGAAAACAGCGTCGTGGATGAATTTAATGAATGTGCAGTATCACGAAAAAAATGTGTACCTACGAAATCCGATGTCGGGGACTTTCCTGTACCCGACCCGTCTGTTCTTGTCAAGAGTTTCAATATATCAGATTTCAGTGGGAAGTGGTTTATCACTAGTGGCTTAAATCCTACTTTTGATACGTTTGATTGTCAGTTGCATGATTTTCATGTAGAGTCTGGCAAACTTGTTGGAAATATAACGTGGAGAATACGAACTCCAGATAGCGGTTTTTTCACTCGGTCGACGACGCAGAGATTCGTGCAAGATCCCGAGCATCCTGGGATACTCTATAACCACAACAATGAGTATCTTCACTATGAGGATGACTG GTATATATTATCAAGCCAGGTGGAGAACAAACCCGACGATTACATTTTCGTATACTATCGTGGTCGGAACGATGCATGGGATGGCTACGGCGGAGCCGTTGTATACACAAGAAGCGCAGTATTGCCAGAAAGCATAGTTCCCGAGCTAGAAAGGGCAGCTAAGAGCGTAGGGAGAGACTTCAACAAGTTCATAAAAACAGACAATTCGTGTGGCCCGGAGCCGCCGCTCGTAGAAAGGCTAGAGAAGACATTGGAAAGCGGAGAACAAACGATCGTTAGGGAAGTCGAACAGATCGAACAAGAGGTGGAGAAGGAGGTCGAACAGCTCGAAAAAGAG GTGGAAACAGTAGGGAAGGCAGAGATGTCATTGGTTGAGAAGTTGGGAGAAGGTCTTAAAGAACTTCAAAGGGATGAGGAATTCTTCCTTAGAGAGTTATCTAAAGAAGAGAGTGATCTTTTGAATGAGCTTAAAATGGAAGCAAATGAGGTTGAGAGTTTGTTTGGAAGAGCACTTGCTCTtagaaaattaagataa
- the LOC111798099 gene encoding fatty alcohol:caffeoyl-CoA acyltransferase, with protein sequence METLDLKVRIKECSIVHPFQETQKKCLFLTNIDQILNFSVETLHFFPPHNHFPPHVVIEKIKATFSKLLVPYHFLAGRLKLSHENGRLEIDCNGAGAGFVVASSDITLDEIGDLVYPNPAFQHLVSKSLDVFEPDDQPLVIVQVTSFKCGGFAMGFSMNHTTLDGLSFKMFLDNFAALADNKPLAVTPCHDRRLLAARSPPRVTFPHHELLKLHTPLPASPDSSNISVFKDTPQDLDFKIFKLTAADIATLKLTAQPATGSGDEGHVGKKTRVSGFNVVTAHVWRCKALSFDAESNPERSSTLLYAVDVRSRLVPPLPMSYCGNAVLTVYATAKCKELENEPFSRVVEMVAEAAERMTDEYARSAIDWGELYKGYPNGELLVSSWWRLGFAEVEYPWGKPRYSCPVVCHRKEIILLFPDMKESGKNNGVNVLVALPKKEMEKFQALFKEFMA encoded by the exons atggaaaccCTTGACCTAAAAGTAAGGATCAAAGAGTGTTCTATAGTTCATCCATTCCAAGAGACACAAAAAAAGTGTTTGTTCTTGACGAACATAGACCAAATCCTTAATTTTAGCGTTGAAACACTCCATTTCTTTCCACCCCATAACCATTTTCCACCCCATGTGGTCATTGAGAAGATCAAAGCCACTTTTTCTAAGCTTTTAGTGCCCTATCACTTCTTGGCTGGAAGGTTGAAGCTTAGCCATGAAAATGGCCGCTTGGAGATTGACTGCAATGGCGCTGGGGCTGGCTTTGTGGTGGCCTCAAGTGATATCACTTTGGATGAGATTGGAGATTTGGTCTACCCTAATCCTGCCTTTCAGCACTTGGTTTCCAAGTCTTTGGATGTCTTCGAGCCCGATGATCAGCCTCTCGTCATCGTTCAG gTTACTTCTTTCAAGTGTGGTGGCTTTGCCATGGGATTCTCAATGAACCACACCACACTCGACGGCTTGAGCTTCAAGATGTTCTTAGATAACTTTGCAGCTCTTGCTGATAACAAGCCCCTGGCTGTGACTCCATGCCATGACAGACGCCTCTTGGCCGCACGATCCCCTCCACGTGTCACTTTCCCACATCACGAACTCCTCAAGCTGCACACTCCACTGCCAGCCTCTCCGGACTCATCAAACATCTCAGTCTTCAAAGACACTCCACAAGACCTTGACTTCAAGATCTTCAAGCTGACTGCTGCAGACATCGCCACCCTGAAGCTCACGGCACAGCCCGCCACCGGCAGCGGAGACGAAGGTCACGTTGGCAAGAAGACCCGCGTCAGTGGATTCAATGTTGTCACCGCCCATGTGTGGCGGTGCAAGGCATTGTCCTTCGACGCAGAAAGCAACCCTGAAAGATCGTCCACGTTGCTCTACGCCGTGGATGTAAG GTCGAGACTGGTTCCGCCATTGCCAATGTCGTACTGTGGTAACGCAGTATTGACGGTGTACGCCACGGCTAAATGCAAGGAGTTGGAGAACGAGCCGTTTTCGAGGGTGGTAGAGATGGTGGCGGAGGCAGCGGAGAGGATGACGGATGAGTATGCGAGATCTGCCATTGATTGGGGAGAGCTCTACAAGGGGTATCCAAATGGGGAGTTGTTGGTGTCTTCATGGTGGAGATTAGGGTTTGCAGAGGTTGAGTATCCATGGGGGAAGCCAAGGTATAGCTGTCCGGTGGTGTGTCATAGAAAGGAAATCATATTGTTGTTTCCAGACATGAAAGAAAGTGGGAAGAACAATGGAGTGAATGTTTTGGTGGCTCTTCCTAAGAAGGAGATGGAGAAGTTCCAAGCTTTGTTCAAGGAGTTTATGGCTTAA